A genome region from Sphingobacteriaceae bacterium GW460-11-11-14-LB5 includes the following:
- a CDS encoding 2-nitropropane dioxygenase: MWNRTKITELLKIEYPILLGPMGGGFSTPELLAAVSNAGGLGSLGAYTLSPEEIIESDQRIKTKTDKPYNINLWVNDVDERLVNYPSEKIEKVKRLFKPFFDELSIPMPDLDTHIPSKFLRQVETVFELKPAVFSFIFGIPSKEILNEARKLGIKTVGAATTLDEALALEEAQVDAIVATGFEAGGHRPSFLKPADESLTGTFSLIQQVKAKTKTPIIAAGGIADSKGIRAALSLGADAVQIGTAFLVTDESNATPMHKAKLFSDESKNTVLSKSLTGRMGRMIANRISTAINYETEVLPFPLQTRLMGPLRAAAIEQGKTDMYNFWSGQNAVNLKYTSARELMGALIREMGVVR; this comes from the coding sequence ATGTGGAATAGAACTAAAATAACCGAACTTTTAAAGATCGAATATCCCATTTTATTAGGTCCAATGGGCGGTGGATTTTCGACGCCCGAGCTTTTAGCGGCTGTATCAAACGCTGGTGGTTTGGGCAGCCTCGGCGCTTATACCTTAAGTCCTGAAGAAATTATCGAAAGTGATCAGCGCATCAAAACAAAAACAGATAAACCATACAACATTAACTTATGGGTAAATGATGTCGATGAACGATTAGTTAATTATCCATCAGAAAAAATAGAAAAAGTTAAAAGATTATTTAAACCTTTTTTTGATGAATTGAGCATCCCGATGCCTGATCTGGATACCCATATCCCTTCGAAATTTTTGAGACAGGTAGAAACCGTTTTTGAGCTGAAACCTGCTGTATTTAGTTTTATTTTCGGCATACCTTCAAAGGAAATATTAAACGAAGCGCGAAAATTAGGCATTAAAACAGTTGGTGCGGCAACCACATTAGATGAGGCTTTGGCATTGGAAGAAGCCCAGGTTGACGCCATTGTAGCAACGGGATTTGAAGCAGGCGGACATCGTCCTTCATTTCTTAAGCCAGCTGATGAATCATTAACAGGAACTTTTTCATTGATCCAGCAGGTAAAGGCGAAAACAAAAACACCCATAATTGCTGCGGGCGGTATTGCTGATAGTAAGGGGATACGTGCAGCACTAAGCCTTGGTGCAGATGCGGTTCAAATTGGCACCGCCTTTTTAGTAACCGACGAATCTAATGCCACGCCCATGCACAAGGCAAAACTTTTCTCTGATGAATCAAAAAACACAGTACTTTCTAAATCATTAACCGGGAGAATGGGCCGGATGATTGCTAACCGGATATCCACCGCGATTAACTATGAAACTGAGGTATTGCCCTTTCCATTGCAAACGCGGTTAATGGGGCCGTTAAGAGCCGCTGCTATTGAACAGGGAAAAACAGATATGTACAATTTCTGGTCGGGACAAAACGCGGTAAACTTAAAATATACTTCTGCAAGAGAATTAATGGGAGCGTTGATTAGGGAGATGGGGGTAGTTCGTTAG
- a CDS encoding glucose dehydrogenase, with translation MKTLTIIITGASTGIGRAIAALFLKQGHNVVINSANESNLIRAFNELGAQHQLAMVAGDISKATTGQLLVETAVARFGTVDVLVNNAGIFEPKAFLEVDEAHLDSFLNINLKGTFFTSQAAIAQMLKQDGGSIINIGTVLVDHAIGGFPATAPISSKGGIHALTKQLAAEFGKNNIRVNGIAPGIIRSPLQEKNGISNADDLAGLHLLNRIGETQDVAQLALYLAESNFVTGEIINLDGGHVAGHHMG, from the coding sequence ATGAAAACACTAACCATCATCATAACAGGCGCATCAACAGGTATTGGTCGTGCCATTGCAGCTTTATTTTTAAAACAAGGACACAATGTTGTAATCAATTCGGCTAATGAAAGCAATTTAATTAGGGCTTTCAACGAATTAGGGGCGCAGCATCAATTGGCCATGGTAGCTGGCGATATCAGTAAAGCTACTACTGGTCAACTATTGGTAGAAACTGCGGTAGCGCGTTTTGGTACTGTAGATGTGCTGGTAAACAATGCCGGTATTTTTGAACCAAAAGCATTTCTGGAAGTAGACGAAGCGCATTTAGATAGCTTTTTGAATATCAATTTGAAGGGTACTTTCTTTACCAGCCAAGCCGCTATAGCCCAAATGTTAAAACAGGATGGAGGCTCCATCATTAACATCGGAACCGTATTGGTAGACCATGCCATTGGAGGTTTTCCGGCAACAGCACCGATTTCGAGTAAAGGGGGCATCCATGCTTTGACCAAACAACTGGCTGCCGAGTTTGGTAAAAATAATATCCGCGTAAATGGTATCGCACCAGGCATTATCAGAAGCCCGTTACAGGAGAAAAATGGCATTAGTAATGCCGATGACCTTGCTGGTTTACATTTGCTGAACCGCATTGGCGAAACGCAGGATGTTGCTCAGCTCGCCCTGTACCTGGCAGAAAGTAATTTCGTAACCGGCGAAATCATCAATCTGGATGGAGGTCATGTAGCGGGTCATCATATGGGCTAA
- a CDS encoding 4-oxalocrotonate tautomerase yields MPYVKIEVTREGVTREQKQTLISGITKLISEVLDKDPKLTHIVIQEIELDDWGYAGEQVSVLRKKGITANRK; encoded by the coding sequence ATGCCATACGTAAAAATAGAAGTAACCCGCGAAGGCGTTACACGCGAACAAAAACAGACTTTAATTAGTGGGATCACCAAACTGATTAGTGAGGTATTGGATAAAGATCCAAAACTTACGCATATCGTAATTCAAGAAATCGAGCTGGATGATTGGGGCTATGCAGGCGAACAGGTATCGGTATTACGCAAAAAAGGAATAACAGCAAACAGGAAATAA
- a CDS encoding lipid-binding protein, producing the protein METTKFEIVSAQSSINWTGKKVTGAHNGTIAIKSGTLTLNDGKLSNGNFIIDTTSIIILDVTDPATNAQFAGHLFSEDFFATDQFPEATFMITAVDQTNEDNTVITGDLTIKGITHAVIFAADVVVNGNTLTASGKIFIDRTKYNMKFRSGNFFTNLGDNLIYNEFELDVKLTASLTI; encoded by the coding sequence ATGGAAACTACAAAATTTGAAATTGTAAGCGCTCAAAGCAGTATCAACTGGACCGGTAAAAAAGTAACCGGAGCGCATAATGGAACTATAGCCATTAAATCGGGTACATTAACTTTAAACGATGGTAAACTCAGCAATGGGAACTTTATTATCGATACCACGTCCATCATCATATTGGATGTGACCGACCCTGCCACCAACGCACAGTTCGCCGGACATTTATTCTCTGAAGATTTTTTCGCCACTGATCAATTCCCGGAAGCCACATTTATGATCACAGCCGTTGATCAAACCAATGAAGATAATACGGTAATTACCGGCGATTTAACCATTAAAGGCATTACGCATGCAGTAATTTTTGCAGCAGATGTTGTGGTTAATGGAAATACGTTAACCGCTTCTGGTAAAATCTTTATTGATCGTACGAAGTACAACATGAAATTCAGATCAGGTAACTTTTTCACCAACCTTGGCGATAACCTGATCTATAATGAATTTGAGCTCGACGTAAAATTAACCGCGTCATTAACTATTTAA
- a CDS encoding Crp/Fnr family transcriptional regulator, which translates to MDPKEILKAHISKTATLTDEQFDYLFSHFTLRSFKKGQAIISEGDKVDHEYFVVSGCLKAFFINDEIKMYILQFAMPTWWTSDYGALYNHTRATISVDCISDAEVLCLSNDNREKVCSEIHQAEHFFRWRTNRGYLASQKRLLSFMNNDTKARYEELLTMYPQLYNLVPKHLIAAYLGVSRETLSRLYNAHK; encoded by the coding sequence ATGGATCCCAAAGAAATACTGAAAGCGCATATTTCAAAAACTGCTACATTAACCGACGAGCAGTTCGACTATTTGTTTTCCCATTTCACGCTGCGGTCTTTTAAAAAAGGGCAGGCTATCATTAGCGAGGGAGATAAGGTCGATCACGAATATTTTGTGGTTTCTGGTTGTTTGAAAGCTTTTTTTATCAACGATGAAATCAAGATGTATATCCTGCAGTTTGCCATGCCTACCTGGTGGACTTCAGATTATGGCGCCCTGTATAATCATACCCGTGCAACCATCAGCGTAGATTGCATTAGCGATGCGGAGGTATTATGCCTATCTAACGATAACCGCGAAAAAGTCTGTAGCGAAATCCATCAGGCTGAGCATTTTTTCCGCTGGAGAACAAACAGGGGATATCTGGCTTCGCAAAAAAGGCTGTTATCTTTTATGAATAACGATACCAAAGCCCGTTACGAAGAACTTTTGACCATGTATCCTCAACTCTATAATCTCGTACCCAAACATTTAATTGCTGCTTATTTGGGTGTTTCGAGAGAAACCCTGAGCAGGCTTTACAACGCACACAAATAA
- a CDS encoding AsnC family transcriptional regulator produces the protein MTHGDLDQVDVEILKLLQHDAALTNKEVSLKLHKSIATIHERIRRLKEQGYIKRIVAILDRKKINRNLIAFSHVLLKEHTAKTLIEFETEVSKFGEVMECLQMTGAHDFILRIATKDMDDYHEFLRNKLATLPNITTVQSYFVLSEPKSETAYPL, from the coding sequence ATGACACACGGAGATTTAGACCAGGTTGATGTAGAAATATTAAAATTGCTGCAACATGATGCCGCTTTAACCAATAAAGAGGTATCATTGAAGTTGCATAAATCTATCGCTACCATCCACGAACGCATCAGAAGATTAAAGGAGCAGGGCTACATTAAAAGAATTGTAGCGATTCTTGACCGGAAAAAAATCAACAGAAATCTGATTGCCTTTTCGCATGTATTACTGAAAGAGCATACCGCTAAAACCCTGATCGAATTCGAAACTGAAGTTTCTAAGTTTGGTGAGGTTATGGAATGTTTGCAAATGACAGGCGCACATGATTTCATTCTCCGTATTGCCACAAAAGATATGGATGATTACCACGAATTCTTGCGGAACAAACTGGCAACACTGCCCAATATTACCACCGTTCAAAGTTATTTTGTCCTCTCAGAGCCTAAAAGCGAAACGGCTTATCCTTTGTAG